The window TGGGAAAACACTTGATAAAGTCTTTGATCACAAGAGGATATACAGTAACCATAGCAACACGAGGAATTACATCTGATGGTTTCAAGGATTCAGTTAACCGCGTATTAATCAATCGGACAGATGCGGATAGTATAAAAAACATACTGTCCGGAACGTTTTATGATGTGGTGTTTGACAGCCTGGCGTATTGTTCCAATGATGTTAAGTATGTTTTAGACTCAATAAATTGTAAAAAATATGTGACCATTTCCACAACAGCAGTCTATGATAAACATATTGACACAAAAGAATATGAGTTTAATCCTCTCAAAAAACCTTTAGTATGGTGCAATCGAACCGATTTTCCGTATGATGAAATAAAACGGCAGGTGGAATGTGCCATATATCAGGAATATCCCCATATTCATTCGGTTTCAGTTCGCTTCCCCTTTGCCATTGGTCCTGATGATTATACAAAACGTCTATATTTTTACATAGACCATATCATAAATCAAAAGCCAATGTTTATTGATTATTATGACAATCAAATGGCGTTCGTACGTTCCGATGAAGCCGGAAAATTTCTTGCTGTCTTTGCAGAAAATAATTTTTGCGGTGCAATAAACGGTGCAAGCGAGCAGACAATTTCTCTAAAAGATA is drawn from Lentimicrobiaceae bacterium and contains these coding sequences:
- a CDS encoding NAD-dependent epimerase/dehydratase family protein — protein: MGGTRFMGKHLIKSLITRGYTVTIATRGITSDGFKDSVNRVLINRTDADSIKNILSGTFYDVVFDSLAYCSNDVKYVLDSINCKKYVTISTTAVYDKHIDTKEYEFNPLKKPLVWCNRTDFPYDEIKRQVECAIYQEYPHIHSVSVRFPFAIGPDDYTKRLYFYIDHIINQKPMFIDYYDNQMAFVRSDEAGKFLAVFAENNFCGAINGASEQTISLKD